One Hordeum vulgare subsp. vulgare chromosome 4H, MorexV3_pseudomolecules_assembly, whole genome shotgun sequence DNA window includes the following coding sequences:
- the LOC123447919 gene encoding uncharacterized protein LOC123447919 translates to MALQMQAPSLMRAPAGGGPARLRSAFYAPPLLVRLPAPGRARSVAAARITMRFSRVQTKQAYICRDCGYIYKDKTPFEKLSDDYYCPVCAAPKRRFRPYEPPVAKNANATDARKARKEQLKKDETVGKALPIGIAVGIVALAALFLYLNSVY, encoded by the exons ATGGCACTGCAGATGCAGGCCCCGTCGCTGATGCGCGCGCCGGCGGGCGGCGGCCCCGCGCGTCTCCGGTCGGCGTTCTACGCGCCGCCGCTGCTGGTGCGGCTGCCGGCGCCGGGCAGGGCGAGGTCCGTGGCGGCGGCGCGGATCACGATGCGGTTCAGCCGCGTTCAGACGAAGCAGGCATACATCTGCCGGGACTGCGG GTACATATACAAGGACAAGACTCCGTTTGAGAAGCTGTCCGATGACTACTACTGCCCTG TCTGTGCCGCTCCCAAGAGAAGATTCAGGCCCTACGAACCACCGGTGGCCAAGAACGCCAACGCCACTGATGCTCGGAAGGCGAGGAAGGAGCAGCTCAAAAAGGACGAGACCGTGGG GAAAGCTTTGCCTATTGGTATCGCGGTCGGGATTGTTGCATTGGCCGCCCTGTTCTTGTATCTGAACAGTGTCTACTAG